The Daucus carota subsp. sativus chromosome 2, DH1 v3.0, whole genome shotgun sequence genome includes a window with the following:
- the LOC108208169 gene encoding geraniol 8-hydroxylase, whose amino-acid sequence MELLSILICSSIFFIFLHAYSLLHRRNLPPGPKGIPIFGSLFAIGDKPHETFSKLSKKYGPLMSIRLGGVTSIVASSPEMAREILQKNDEAFSGRVVPSAITKLEHSSYAVVWLSTNDQWRTLRKVLATYLTNTQKLDTLRDLRHKVVQEMVQHLKEVSGKGEAADIVKLGFATAVNQISNTCFSVNVADYKTQDVKGFQNAVKSVMEVDIKFNVADYFPLLRALDPQGLRGKAKDAYGYLEQLCDKFIVERLKQRQSKAQKHGDLLDCFLDFSQENESEFSLKHVQVLLVELFLAGTETTANTVEWALTELLLHPQTMAKLRKEVIDSVKANGKIEEGAVMGLPYLQAVVKETMRLHLLVPFLVPRRAEKDVKLKGYTIPKDTQILVNAWGIARDPEYWENSTSFIPERFLNSEVDVKGQDFSLLPFGSGRRMCAGIALGQRVVSLMIASLVYHFDWELPNGMSWEVDTSERFALSLQKAKPLLAIPKILNA is encoded by the exons ATGGAGTTGTTGAGTATTCTTATTTGCTCATCAATATTCTTCATATTTCTCCATGCATATTCACTATTGCATCGACGAAACCTCCCCCCAGGCCCCAAAGGCATCCCTATCTTCGGGAGCCTCTTTGCCATAGGTGACAAACCTCACGAAACATTCTCTAAATTATCAAAGAAATATGGCCCTTTAATGTCCATCCGATTAGGTGGTGTGACAAGCATTGTGGCATCTTCACCGGAGATGGCCAGAGAAATTCTCCAGAAAAACGACGAGGCCTTTTCTGGTAGGGTAGTCCCTTCAGCTATAACTAAGCTAGAGCATTCTTCTTATGCTGTGGTGTGGCTTTCTACGAATGATCAATGGCGAACACTTAGAAAAGTTCTAGCCACCTACTTGACAAACACTCAGAAACTAGACACGTTACGAGACTTGAGGCACAAAGTGGTGCAAGAAATGGTTCAACATCTCAAAGAGGTGAGTGGGAAAGGAGAAGCAGCTGATATTGTGAAGCTGGGGTTTGCCACAGCTGTAAATCAGATCTCGAATACATGTTTCTCTGTGAACGTAGCTGACTACAAGACTCAAGATGTTAAGGGGTTTCAGAATGCAGTGAAATCAGTCATGGAGgttgatataaaatttaatgttgcagATTATTTTCCTCTGCTTAGAGCTTTGGATCCTCAGGGATTAAGAGGAAAGGCCAAGGATGCTTATGGATATCTTGAACAACTATGTGATAAGTTCATAGTCGAACGTTTGAAGCAGAGACAGAGCAAGGCGCAGAAACATGGCGATCTCTTGGATTGTTTTCTTGATTTCAGCCAAGAAAATGAATCCGAGTTCAGCTTAAAGCATGTCCAAGTTTTACTAGTG GAATTATTTCTTGCGGGAACAGAAACAACTGCAAATACAGTCGAATGGGCGCTAACTGAACTACTACTCCACCCTCAAACAATGGCCAAGCTACGAAAGGAGGTCATTGATAGTGTAAAAGCAAACGGGAAAATAGAAGAAGGTGCAGTCATGGGGCTGCCATATCTACAAGCAGTTGTTAAAGAAACAATGAGGCTCCATTTACTAGTTCCTTTTCTAGTTCCTCGCAGAGCAGAAAAGGATGTAAAACTGAAAGGCTACACAATACCTAAAGACACTCAAATACTTGTGAACGCATGGGGCATTGCTCGAGATCCGGAATATTGGGAGAATTCCACAAGCTTTATCCCAGAGAGGTTCTTGAATAGTGAAGTGGATGTCAAGGGACAAGATTTTTCATTGCTTCCGTTTGGTTCGGGCCGGAGAATGTGTGCAGGAATTGCTCTGGGACAGAGGGTGGTGAGCTTGATGATAGCATCTTTGGTTTATCATTTTGATTGGGAGCTTCCTAATGGAATGAGTTGGGAAGTTGATACGAGCGAAAGATTTGCATTATCACTACAGAAGGCAAAGCCTCTGCTTGCCATCCCCAAGATCCTGAATGCATAA